The Elusimicrobiota bacterium sequence GCTCCTCAGCCCTCGCCGAACCGCAAGGGCTTTTTCAATCCCAACCCCGCGCGCACACCAACCCCATTAGGAGCCCTCTCCCTGTCCTCCCTCTCCCCTCTGGGGAAAGGGACAACCCTCCGATGGATCCCTCTCCCGGCCTCTCCCCATCCGGGGCGAGGGGAAAAGCAATTCAAACGCCGAAGGGATTTTCGCGCCCGAAATCCAAAAGCCCCTAAACTCTTTCATCGGCCCGCCCCCCGGCCCGGCGGAAGATTGCCATATAAAGCGGCCACGCCAACGGGCCACGTTGCGGCCCATCGACGTGGCCGACTTGGTTTAATTTTTGGGATGTCGCGGGATGGTTCGCCCAATCAATTCGTCAATGGAAATGCCCATAACATCGGCGATTTTGACCAGGGAAGACATGGCTGGGTCTTTCGTGAAACCCTGCTCTACTTTTGTGACCACGATGAGCGAGACGCCCGCCTCTTGGGCGAGCTTCTGTTGCGTCAGGCCATGGGCCTTCCGCAAACGCTTTAAGCTTTCCGCTAGATTCGTATTCATCTTGACGGATTAATATAATAAAGAGTATTATCTATTATATAGTTCATTGTAGGTTTTTTAGATCCTACCCATTGGAGGAACCTCATGCAAGAGAAATCTTTGACCACTTCCGAAGTCTCTCAAAAGAAAATAACTCGTTGTGCCGTCTACACACGCGTATCAACCGATCAACAAATGGAGGTCCAGTTTAACTCTTGTGAGGCCCAAGAGGACCGCATTCAGTCATTCATCGCCAGCCAGGATGGATTTGTCTTAGCGAAGGTTTACTCTGACCCCGGATTTACTGGGGCCAACACCGATCGTCCGGGTCTCCAACGGCTTTTTGCCGACGTAAAAGCGGGCCTCTTGGATATGGTGATTACTTATAAAATTGATCGCCTCACCCGTTCCCCCCGAGATTTCTACCAATTGATCGAACTTTTTGAGGCCCACAATGTCGGCTTCATCTCCGTCACAGAACGGTTTGACACATCCACTCCGTCCGGTCGGCTCCTCCGAAATATTATGCTCACCTTCGCCCAATTTGAACGGGAATTAATTTCGGAGCGGGTCAAAGACAAGCTCATTCAGCGCGTGAAACGCGGGCTCCATTCGGGCGGTTGTACTGCGTTTGGCTACAAGACGGAAAATGGAATGCTCGTCTTTGACTCGCCCAGGAATGAACATATCAAACTCATTTTTGAAACCTACGTAAAAACCCGATCCATCCGGGCCATCTTGCGGGCACTAAAAGAGAAAGGCATCGTTTCCCGCAAAGGAAACTCATTTTCTGACTCGACCATTTGGTGTATGTTGCGAAACCCTGTCTATGCGGGAAAGATCGTCCATAAAAAGAAAATTCATCCTGGACGTCATCCAGCCATCATCTCCGAAGATCTTTTCGCGCATGTTCAGCGTCTCGTTGACGAAGCCCCTCGGCTCCCGCCAAATCCGGACAATCATCTGCCCTTCGCCGGAATCATCCATTGCAAGGAATGTGGATCCATCATGAGCGTCGCGTTTACCCACAAGAGGAACAAGACCAGCGTGAGGAAATATTTTTACTACCGGTGTAACAGCGTGGGGCACAATGGAAAGACGGCGTGCTCGACCAAACAGATCGGAGCGGACCGACTTCACGACATGGTTTATAGGAACCTGTTACGGATTTCCCTGGATACCGAACACCTTAAAAACCTAGTTTTTTCCCTTCAAAATCAAACCGGCCCCGGACCAGAATCGGGATTTGAACCGCTACAAGATTGTTACAAGATAACCCCGGAAAACCTTCAAAAAAACCTAAAGGCATATGTAAAGGCATGTGCGCGCAAAACCGGGATTGAAAAAGCCCTTGCTGTTCGGCGAGGGCTGAGGAGCATTCACTATTCGAAAAAGAGTATCCGGGTGGACTTCGTTTTGGAGAACCGGGAATCGGAAAGTGACGGGGGTCGAACGAGCGGAGGGGACGGAGACTCTGCCCCCGCCATCGACGGAAAAAGCCCGATGGAGTGGACTTCTTCCACATCCGCGCTCCGCGCGGCAGACGGAGGGAATTCGACCGGTTCGGGGGTTGGATGCCGGAGGGGGACGACTGTTGGGATGGGACCGGACGCTTTCAATCGGGAAAGAAAAAGACCCAACGACTGTGAGCCGTTGAGCCTTCCGACCCCGGTGGGGGGTTTCGATATTGGGGTGAGTAACGGGATTTGAACCCGCGACCTTCCGGGCCACAGCCGGACGCTCTAACCGCTGAGCTATACCCACCAAAAGAGAGGCGAAACTGGCTTCGCGGGAATGATTATACAACACCGTCGATAAAAAAGGGAGATGCTGAGACGACGAGGGCCAGGGCCGGCGTTCGCGTGGACGGTCCGTCCTTCCCTTGCTATAATGGACGGACAGAAGGCAAGAGGAGGGGCCATGGTCAAAGTCGTGGAGGTGCAAGGCACGCCGAACCCGGACGCACTTAAATTTATTACGGACGCTCGGCTGGTGGAACGGGGGGCGAAATCTTTTGAGGACCCCGGAGCGGCCAAGGACGACGCGCTCGGGAAAGCGCTCTTCGCCTCGGGGCCCGTGGCCTCGGTGTTTCTTCTGGACCGGTTTGTGACGGTGACCAAGGTTCCCGGCAGCGAATGGCCGGCCATGGAATCCGACATCCGCGCCGTCATTGAAACCCAAGCCCAAGCCATGGCCGCCTCGGCCCCGGCCCCCGCGAGCCCGTCGGTTTCCAACGATGAGATGCTTTCCAAGATCGAAGAGATCATCGACGAAAATGTCCGGCCCGCGCTGGCGGGAGACGGAGGCGGACTGGAAGTGTTGGCGTATCAGGACGGCGTCCTCACGGTTCATTACCAAGGAGCCTGCGGCAGTTGTCCCAGCGCTTCGGCGGGAACGCTTTACGCCATTCAAAACCTTCTCCAACGGATGCTGGACCCCAAGATCCAGGTGGTTTCCGTTTAGGCCGAAGGGGGAGCGAACTCGGGGCGGGACCAGAGGGCGGGGTCGTAGGGCGCCAGTTCCTCCGGAGTAAAAAAGAAAGCGGTTTCGCGGGCGCCGGAGGAAGGAGAATCGGAGGCGTGAACGAGGTTCCGGCGATTGTCCGTTCCCCACTGGCCGCGGAAAGTCCCCGGTGCGGCCTTCTTGGGGTCGGTGGCGCCGATCAGCGCGCGCACCCGTGAAATAACATTTTCCCCCTCCCAGACCGTCACGACGGCCGGGCCCGTGGTGATGAACTTCAGTAGTCCCTCGTAAAAAGGCTTTCCCCGATGTTCCGCGTAGAATTCGCCCATCCGCTCCGCCGTGGGCCGGATCATCCGCGCCGCGAGCAGGCGAAACCCTTCCCCTTCCAACCGGTCAATAATTTTTCCCACCACGGACTTCCCCACCCCGTCGGGTTTAACGATCACGCAAGAAATTTCTTTCGCCATGCTTATGCCCGCAACTTCCGAATGATCGCGTCGCCCATTTCTTTAGTGCCCACGGCGGTGGGGTCGTCGGGGCGGGGTTTCATGTCGTAGGTGACGTCTTTGCCCTCGGCGATAACGGCGGCGATGGCGGCCTCCAGCTTTTGGGCGGCGGCTTTTTCCCCGATGTAATCCAACATCAACACGGAGGAGAGGAGCACGGCCGTCGGGTTCACTTTGTTCATCCCTTTATACTTGGGAGCGGACCCGTGAACGGCTTCGAAGAGGGCGAGGCCTTTGCCGATATTGGCGCCGGGGGCGATGCCCAACCCGCCGATCAAGCCCGCGCAGAGGTCCGACAGGATGTCGCCGTACAGGTTCGGCAGGGCGATCACATCGTAGAGTTCGGGCTTTTGAACCAATTGCATGCACATGTTGTCGATCAGCCGTTCCTCATACTCAATTTTTCCCTCATACCGTTTCGCCACCTCCCGGGCCACCTCGAAGAAAAGGCCGTCCGTGTATTTCATGATGTTGGCCTTGGTCACGGCGGTCACTTTCCGGCGCTTGTGAAGAACGGCGTAATCGAAAGCGTATTGAATCAGGCGTTCGGACCCGGTGCGGGAGATGGGTTTGATCGAGATGGCGGCGTCGGGGAAAATCTTTCCCTTGGCCCAGCCGATGATCTCCAGGGCCTCCTTGGACCCCGCTTGGTATTCCACGCCGGCGTAAAGGTCTTCGGTGTTTTCGCGCACGACCACCAGGTCGATGTTCTGGAAACGGGAGCGGACGCCGACGTAGGACTTGCAGGGGCGCAGGCAGGCGTAGAGGTCCAGCTCTTTGCGGAGCGCCACGTTGACGGAACGGAACCCCG is a genomic window containing:
- a CDS encoding recombinase family protein, whose protein sequence is MQEKSLTTSEVSQKKITRCAVYTRVSTDQQMEVQFNSCEAQEDRIQSFIASQDGFVLAKVYSDPGFTGANTDRPGLQRLFADVKAGLLDMVITYKIDRLTRSPRDFYQLIELFEAHNVGFISVTERFDTSTPSGRLLRNIMLTFAQFERELISERVKDKLIQRVKRGLHSGGCTAFGYKTENGMLVFDSPRNEHIKLIFETYVKTRSIRAILRALKEKGIVSRKGNSFSDSTIWCMLRNPVYAGKIVHKKKIHPGRHPAIISEDLFAHVQRLVDEAPRLPPNPDNHLPFAGIIHCKECGSIMSVAFTHKRNKTSVRKYFYYRCNSVGHNGKTACSTKQIGADRLHDMVYRNLLRISLDTEHLKNLVFSLQNQTGPGPESGFEPLQDCYKITPENLQKNLKAYVKACARKTGIEKALAVRRGLRSIHYSKKSIRVDFVLENRESESDGGRTSGGDGDSAPAIDGKSPMEWTSSTSALRAADGGNSTGSGVGCRRGTTVGMGPDAFNRERKRPNDCEPLSLPTPVGGFDIGVSNGI
- a CDS encoding isocitrate/isopropylmalate dehydrogenase family protein; this encodes MTTHTISLIPGDGTGPEISATVQKVLEATGVKIAWDVVEAGADVVEKYGTPLPEGVLTSIRKNKVALKGPLTTPIGTGFRSVNVALRKELDLYACLRPCKSYVGVRSRFQNIDLVVVRENTEDLYAGVEYQAGSKEALEIIGWAKGKIFPDAAISIKPISRTGSERLIQYAFDYAVLHKRRKVTAVTKANIMKYTDGLFFEVAREVAKRYEGKIEYEERLIDNMCMQLVQKPELYDVIALPNLYGDILSDLCAGLIGGLGIAPGANIGKGLALFEAVHGSAPKYKGMNKVNPTAVLLSSVLMLDYIGEKAAAQKLEAAIAAVIAEGKDVTYDMKPRPDDPTAVGTKEMGDAIIRKLRA
- a CDS encoding helix-turn-helix transcriptional regulator, coding for MNTNLAESLKRLRKAHGLTQQKLAQEAGVSLIVVTKVEQGFTKDPAMSSLVKIADVMGISIDELIGRTIPRHPKN
- a CDS encoding NifU family protein, with translation MVKVVEVQGTPNPDALKFITDARLVERGAKSFEDPGAAKDDALGKALFASGPVASVFLLDRFVTVTKVPGSEWPAMESDIRAVIETQAQAMAASAPAPASPSVSNDEMLSKIEEIIDENVRPALAGDGGGLEVLAYQDGVLTVHYQGACGSCPSASAGTLYAIQNLLQRMLDPKIQVVSV
- the ndk gene encoding nucleoside-diphosphate kinase, which translates into the protein MAKEISCVIVKPDGVGKSVVGKIIDRLEGEGFRLLAARMIRPTAERMGEFYAEHRGKPFYEGLLKFITTGPAVVTVWEGENVISRVRALIGATDPKKAAPGTFRGQWGTDNRRNLVHASDSPSSGARETAFFFTPEELAPYDPALWSRPEFAPPSA